One Chryseobacterium wanjuense genomic region harbors:
- a CDS encoding BON domain-containing protein, protein MKTNAELQKDVQDAIKWEPLLHSEEIGVAAKDGVVSLTGTVDSYAKKVQAEKAASNVSGVKVLVENIKVKFPDPRSKTDNEIAREIVAAFESNTVIPEEKIHVKVEDGWVDLDGELAWDYLREITENSIQFLPGVKGIFNNITIKSDIQNTIEKKDVEEALRRSSIDSKEINVSVSGTTVTLTGAVHSWSQKKEAERIAWKTPGIEHVNNELAVDFEYDF, encoded by the coding sequence ATGAAAACAAATGCAGAATTACAAAAAGACGTTCAGGATGCCATCAAATGGGAACCCCTGCTACATTCAGAAGAAATAGGAGTTGCAGCAAAAGACGGTGTCGTTTCTCTTACCGGAACGGTAGACAGCTATGCCAAAAAAGTACAGGCAGAGAAAGCTGCTTCCAATGTTTCCGGAGTAAAGGTTCTGGTAGAAAATATTAAAGTGAAATTTCCCGATCCCAGATCAAAAACAGATAATGAAATTGCCCGCGAAATTGTAGCCGCATTCGAATCCAACACCGTAATTCCCGAAGAAAAAATACATGTGAAAGTTGAGGATGGATGGGTAGATCTTGATGGCGAGCTGGCCTGGGATTATTTAAGGGAAATTACCGAAAATTCAATACAGTTTCTTCCGGGTGTTAAAGGTATTTTCAACAATATTACGATCAAGTCTGATATTCAAAATACAATTGAAAAAAAAGATGTGGAAGAAGCCCTCCGCCGAAGCTCGATCGACAGTAAAGAGATTAATGTTTCGGTATCCGGAACAACAGTGACGCTTACAGGAGCAGTACACTCCTGGAGCCAGAAAAAAGAAGCCGAACGCATTGCCTGGAAAACACCAGGCATCGAACATGTAAACAACGAATTGGCAGTTGATTTTGAGTATGATTTTTAG
- a CDS encoding MlaE family ABC transporter permease: METFFKKNFTLVGKIASFSARFFKEIFRSGFEYKEFIRQCFVVGYQSLPLVTITGFIMGLVLTIQSRPAMSRFGAESLIPSMVSLSLIREIAPVITALICAGRVSSGIGAELGSMKVTEQIDAMEVSAINPYRYLVVTRTLATMLMIPVLAIYADLIGIAGGFVGVNIHNDHNIQYYFSHVFESLEYVDLLPATVKTFFFGFFIGIIGCYEGFNASGGTKSVGKAANSAVVSASLIIFIIDLIAVQLTDLFFEL, from the coding sequence ATGGAAACCTTTTTTAAAAAAAACTTTACTCTGGTAGGTAAGATTGCTTCATTTTCTGCCCGGTTTTTCAAAGAGATTTTTAGATCGGGTTTTGAATATAAAGAGTTTATAAGACAATGTTTTGTGGTTGGGTATCAGTCTTTGCCGCTAGTCACTATTACTGGTTTTATTATGGGACTTGTCCTTACGATACAATCTCGTCCCGCGATGTCCAGATTCGGAGCCGAATCGCTGATCCCAAGTATGGTTTCATTATCGCTGATAAGAGAAATCGCACCTGTGATCACCGCCTTGATCTGTGCCGGAAGAGTATCCTCCGGTATAGGAGCAGAACTAGGCTCCATGAAAGTAACCGAACAGATCGATGCGATGGAAGTTTCTGCCATTAATCCTTACCGGTATCTTGTGGTAACGAGAACGTTGGCAACAATGCTGATGATTCCTGTTTTGGCCATTTATGCAGATCTGATAGGAATTGCAGGCGGATTTGTCGGCGTAAATATTCATAATGACCACAATATCCAGTATTACTTCTCCCATGTATTTGAATCACTGGAATACGTAGATCTTCTACCGGCCACTGTGAAAACATTCTTTTTCGGATTTTTTATCGGAATTATCGGCTGTTATGAAGGATTCAATGCATCGGGAGGAACAAAAAGTGTAGGGAAAGCTGCCAATTCCGCCGTAGTTTCCGCCTCGCTCATCATATTTATAATTGATCTGATAGCAGTACAGCTTACCGATCTGTTTTTTGAATTGTAA
- a CDS encoding ABC transporter ATP-binding protein, with amino-acid sequence MKTIEQNITPGYQNPLDKSFIEFKNVYKAYGDNKVLNGISFTIKKGENLVILGRSGSGKSVAVKCLVGLTKVDQGEIIISGEDITKLNEEGLNRIRMKIGFLFQNGALYDSMTVRQNLAFTLQHNNKSLNENEVEAAIKEALQNVGLEEAIDKMPAELSGGMRKRIGLARALIIKPQIIIYDEPTGGLDTITAREIIELIRSIKLKYNATSIIITHDLTCAKYTGDRIIILKDGVIKAEGSYKDIENSEDDWVKSFFEQ; translated from the coding sequence ATGAAAACTATTGAACAAAATATTACTCCGGGATACCAGAATCCATTAGATAAATCATTCATAGAATTTAAGAATGTGTACAAAGCTTATGGTGATAATAAAGTTCTGAATGGCATTAGCTTTACCATTAAAAAAGGTGAAAATCTGGTTATACTCGGAAGATCCGGCTCTGGTAAATCCGTCGCAGTAAAGTGTCTGGTAGGACTTACTAAAGTGGATCAGGGTGAAATAATAATATCAGGGGAAGATATTACAAAACTGAATGAAGAAGGGCTAAACCGCATCAGGATGAAAATCGGGTTTCTTTTTCAGAACGGTGCTTTATACGATTCTATGACGGTAAGACAGAATTTAGCCTTTACCCTACAGCATAATAATAAAAGCCTGAACGAAAATGAAGTGGAAGCAGCCATCAAAGAGGCACTGCAGAATGTAGGACTGGAAGAAGCGATCGATAAAATGCCAGCAGAATTATCCGGTGGAATGCGCAAAAGAATAGGATTGGCCAGAGCATTGATCATTAAGCCACAAATCATCATCTATGACGAACCTACAGGAGGTTTGGATACGATCACAGCCCGCGAAATTATTGAACTGATACGCAGCATCAAGCTTAAATATAATGCAACCTCGATCATCATTACGCATGATCTTACCTGCGCAAAATATACGGGTGACAGAATCATCATCTTAAAAGACGGAGTGATAAAGGCAGAAGGAAGCTATAAAGATATTGAAAACAGTGAAGACGACTGGGTAAAATCATTTTTTGAACAGTAA